In the genome of Acidovorax sp. 69, the window CAGAACGTTCACACGCGGCTCGCCCAGCAGTCCCAGCCAGGGGCTTTGGGTGTGCTGCTGCACCAGCTCCTGCACTTGCGCCAGGGGTAGGCCCCGGGCGCGGGCCACGCGCTCGGCTTGGTAGGCGGCGGCTGCAGGGCTGATGTGCGGATCGAGCCCGCTGGCCGATGCGGTGACAAGGTCCACGGGCACGGGGCGGGTGTTGCCGGGGTCGGCAGCGCGCAGGGCTTCGATGCGTGCCTTCACGGCATCTGTCAGCGCCGGGTTGGTGGGGCCTAGGTTCGATCCGCCTGATGCCGTCGCGTTGTAGGGCATGGCCGCCGTCGCCGAACGGCGGCCCCAGAAGTGGCCGGCCTCGGTGAACGACTGCCCGATCAATTCAGAGCCCACCACCTTGCCACCCTGGGTGATGAGGCTGCCGTTGGCCTGTTGCGGGAAGGCTGTTTGTGCCACGCCGGTGACGGCCAGCGGGTAGAGCAGGCCTGTGATGAGGGACAGCACGACAAACAGCGTGAGGGCAGGGCGCAGCAGGCCGCCTGGGCTGGCGGGCACGTCGTCGCGGGGGATACGGATAGGCATACGATTTTCCTTTCAATGAAATTCCGGGAGCTGCACATCAGACTGGCGCTGCTCAGGCGAGGGTGTCGTCCCCCTCCCCGCGTAGCGCAGCAAAGCGAGAGGAGGGGGAAGGCGCGAAGCGACACAGGGGGAGGTCCTTATTCAACTCAACCCGACTGCCGCCA includes:
- the kdpC gene encoding potassium-transporting ATPase subunit KdpC → MPIRIPRDDVPASPGGLLRPALTLFVVLSLITGLLYPLAVTGVAQTAFPQQANGSLITQGGKVVGSELIGQSFTEAGHFWGRRSATAAMPYNATASGGSNLGPTNPALTDAVKARIEALRAADPGNTRPVPVDLVTASASGLDPHISPAAAAYQAERVARARGLPLAQVQELVQQHTQSPWLGLLGEPRVNVLALNLALDSLLKQ